One window from the genome of Diceros bicornis minor isolate mBicDic1 chromosome 1, mDicBic1.mat.cur, whole genome shotgun sequence encodes:
- the ZCCHC9 gene encoding zinc finger CCHC domain-containing protein 9 has protein sequence MTRWARVTTTRNKRPLPATSWEDMKKGSLEGKSQNVPKSKHLEANRLSLKSDAPKAKHKKNKKKKEYLNEDVNGFMEYLRQNSQMVHNGEVIATDSQEVREEIAVALKKDSRREGRRLKRQAAKKNAMVCFHCRKPGHGVADCPAALENQDMGTGICYRCGSTEHEITKCKAKVDPALGEFPFAKCFVCGEMGHLSRSCPDNPKGLYADGGCCRLCGSVEHFKKDCPESQNSDRMVTVGRWAKGMSADYEEILDVPKPQKPKTKIPKVVNF, from the exons ATGACCAGGTGGGCACGAGTTACTACCACACGTAACAAAAGACCCTTGCCTGCAACATCATGGGAGGACATGAAGAAGGGGTCCTTGGAGGGAAAAAGCCAAAACGTACCAAAGAGTAAACACCTTGAAGCCAATAGACTGTCCCTTAAAAGTGATGCACcgaaagcaaaacacaaaaagaacaaaaagaaaaaggagtacTTAAATGAAGATGTGAATGGATTCATGGAATACCTAAGACAGAACTCACAGATGGTTCACAATGGGGAAGTGATAGCAACAGACAGTCAGGAAGTAAGGGAAGAAATTGCAGTTGCTTTAAAGAAAGATAGTCGTCGGGAAGGAAGACGATTAAAAAGACAAGCAGCAAAGAAAAATGCAATG GTGTGTTTCCACTGTAGAAAACCTGGCCATGGGGTTGCAGATTGCCCAGCCGCCCTTGAGAATCAAGATATGGGCACTGGAATATGTTATCGGTGTGGATCCACAGAGCATGAAATCACCAAGTGCAAGGCTAAAGTAGACCCAGCTCTTG GTGAATttccttttgcaaaatgttttgtTTGTGGGGAAATGGGTCACCTGTCCAGATCTTGTCCTGATAATCCCAAAGGACTCTATGCTGATG gtgGTTGCTGCAGACTTTGTGGCTCTGTGGAACATTTTAAGAAAGATTGCCCTGAAAGTCAGAATTCAG ATCGAATGGTCACAGTTGGTCGCTGGGCAAAAGGAATGAGTGCGGACTATGAAGAAATTTTGGATGTGCCTAAACCACAGAAACCCAAAACAAAGATACCTAAAGTTGTTAATTTTTGA